A region from the Camarhynchus parvulus chromosome 23, STF_HiC, whole genome shotgun sequence genome encodes:
- the LOC115912903 gene encoding digestive cysteine proteinase 1-like, with product MGALRWLLLSALCIAVRGQDYGLSRPPPQFGSIYHVRGVIKLPYAEIEEPFEAWYNLTGNKSRIQYYGGQVITYQLAAVKPYGMRYKITPETTEKEVNTRKCFQLPGSKEDVVTAQSVFPSMRGFKFLREEYYEGRYCAVWQNVTRWAQKKNVYTLWVTNSSCGVAPVHYEMRGYNSLLGSHYDKYEIAYTDFDNSYPPSVFDLPVNETKCGVLPGTVAEHRVLANPMEDLVGQHQPWAHRVFHEYRRQLGRRYGSARELEHRQSIFVHNMRFVHSRNRAALSYTLSLNHLADRTPQELAALRGRRRSGTPNHGLPFPTELYAGIILPESLDWRMYGAVTPVKDQAVCGSCWSFATTGAMEGALFLKTGVLTPLSQQVLIDCSWGFGNFACDGGEEWRAYEWIKKHGGIASTESYGTYKGQNGLCHYNQSEMLAKITGYVNVTSGNITAVKAAIYKHGPVAVSIDASHKSFSFYSNGIYYEPKCDNTPGSLDHAVLAVGYGVLQGETYWLIKNSWSTYWGNDGYILMAMKDNNCGVATEATYPILA from the exons ATGGGAGCGCTCCgctggctcctgctctctgctctctgcatcGCCGTCCGGG GACAGGACTATGGGCTCTCCCGCCCACCCCCTCAGTTCGGCTCCATCTACCATGTCCGAG GGGTCATTAAGCTGCCCTACGCCGAGATCGAGGAGCCCTTTGAAGCCTGGTACAACCTGACAGGGAACAAGAGCCGGATCCAGTACTACGGAG ggcaggtgaTAACCTACCAGCTGGCAGCGGTGAAGCCCTATGGGATGAGGTACAAGATCACACCAGAGACGACTGAGAAGGAGGTGAACACCAGGAAGTGCTTCCAACTGCCCGGCTCCAAGGAGGACGTGGTCACGGCTCAGAGCGTCTTCCCCAGCATGAGGGGCTTTAAG TTCCTGCGGGAGGAGTACTATGAGGGCCGGTACTGTGCCGTGTGGCAGAACGTCACCCGCTGGGCGCAGAAGAAGAACGTCTACACCCTGTGGGTGACCAACTCCAGCTGCGGGGTGGCCCCCGTGCACTATGAGATGCGGGGGTACAACAGCCTGCTGGGCTCCCACTACGACAAGTATGAAATCGCCTACACCGACTTCGACAACAGCTACCCGCCCTCCGTCTTCGACCTCCCCGTCAATG AGACCAAGTGTGGGGTGCTGCCGGGGACGGTGGCGGAGCACCGCGTGCTGGCAAACCCCATGGAGGACCTGGTgggccagcaccagccctgggctcacCGCGTGTTCCATGAGTACCGCCGGCAGCTGGGGCGGCGCTACGGCTCTGCGCGGGAGCTGGAGCACCGGCAGAGCATCTTTGTGCACAACATGAG GTTTGTGCACTCGCGGAACCGCGCCGCGCTCTCCTACACGCTGTCCCTGAACCACCTGGCCGACCGCACGCCGCAGGAGCTGGCAGCGctgcggggccgccgccgcaGCGGGACCCCCAACCACGGGCTGCCCTTCCCCACCGAGCTCTACGCCGGCATCATCCTGCCTGAGAGCCTGGACTGGCGCATGTACG GCGCTGTCACCCCTGTGAAGGATCAGGCTGTCTGTGGGTCGTGCTGGAGCTTTGCCACAACGGGAGCCATGGAAGGTGCCCTCTTCCTcaag ACCGGCGTGCTGACCCCCCTGTCCCAGCAAGTCCTCATTGACTGCTCCTGGGGCTTTGGGAACTTCGCCTGCGACGGGGGCGAGGAGTGGCGAGCCTACGAGTGGATCAAGAAGCACGGGGGCATTGCCAGCACCGAGTCCTACGGGACCTACAAGGGCCAG AATGGCCTGTGCCACTACAACCAGTCTGAGATGCTGGCCAAGATCACGGGTTACGTCAACGTCACCTCGGGCAACATCACAGCAGTCAAAGCTGCCATCTACAAGCACGGCCCCGTGGCCGTCAGCATCGACGCCTCGCACAAGAGCTTCTCCTTCTACTCCAACGGCATCTACTACGAGCCCAAGTGCG ACAACACCCCAGGATCTCTGGACCACGCCGTGCTGGCCGTGGGCTACGGGGTCCTGCAGGGAGAGACCTACTGGCTCATCAAGAACTCCTGGTCCACATACTGGGGCAACGACGGCTACATCCTCATGGCCATGAAGGACAACAACTGCGGGGTGGCCACTGAGGCCACCTACCCCATCCTGGCCTGA